A single Oryctolagus cuniculus chromosome 18, mOryCun1.1, whole genome shotgun sequence DNA region contains:
- the LOC138846716 gene encoding uncharacterized protein, translating to MPRDHLREFLQVTLKQAWSLSEDAVIRQLRASMCELGKLQCLLPPEAKAIEQCSRPLGQARVPQMHVPAPTAPKAKITIQDTVAVWEQTRAPATRAVMIRPPESFGLRITKREGMEEEESWEGSPEPLGLGSPVGTAESPGSASATESPKCSRWGGLCQCASLPNLSGPEHREDDSSDAGSREGLWMWAPPRASESPEPGPMQAVPAWGPRLKTSPYWHGSPTHSGDSHGLEPARTSPGLGDQARVPSLARGLLTSYSLGHLDDGCLLEERPSPPSVLPRLGSSLPCVFTASYALG from the exons atgccccgggaccacctccgggagttcctgcaggtgaccctgaagCAGGCCTGGTCTCTGAGCGAGGACGCGGTCATCAGGCAGCTGCGGGCCTCCATGTGtgagctggggaagctccagtgcctcctgcctcctgaag ccaaggccatcgaacagtgcagcaggcccctggggcaggcacgcgtcccccagatgcacgttcctgcccccactgctccgaaggccaaaatcaccattcaggacacagtggcagtgtgggagcagaccAGGGCTCCCGCTACCCGTGCAGTGATGATCCGTCCTCCAGAAAGCTTTGGCCTCCGCATCACCAagagggaaggcatggaggaggaggagagctgggaaggcagcccagagcccctcggcctgggctcccctgtggggaccGCAGAGTCTCCAGGTTCTGCCAGCGCCACGGAGTCTCCAAAGTGCTCgaggtggggaggcctgtgccagtgcgccagtctccctaacctgagcgggccagagcacagggaggacgactcctccgacgctggcagccgggagggcctgtggatgtgggctcctccacGGGCCTCAGAGTCCCcggaaccagggcccatgcaggctgtCCCCGCCTGGGGGCCACGGCTGAAGACTTCCCCCTACTGGCATGGCAGCCCCACGCACTCTGGGGACAGTCACGGGCTGGAGCCGGCCAGaaccagccctgggctgggagaccaggcccgcgtgccctccctggccagaggcctccttacctcttattctttggggcacctggatgatggGTGCCTCCTAGAAGAGAGGCCAAGTCCACcatctgtcctgcccaggctgggcagcagccttccgtgtgtcttcacggcatcctatgcacttggttga
- the LOC138846528 gene encoding USP6 N-terminal-like protein, whose product MIKNHSKYRGSDKFQRRIYKDIPAQVRGKVWAVMLEVDKRKVQNPGKYAEMKELARLGATHFHHINSAIAWTFRNHLMFRERYGMNQQALFHILMAYSVYNPEVGYSQGLSHVVALFLMYMPEEDAFWALVQLMESRKHAMHGFYKPNTPKLERFQQHLGLIVHRVLPSLEKHLEKEGVCLEDSTAHWYIQCFLDGVPFPLALRIWDIYILEGEHVLPAMAYTALKIHNSPHRPQGEVARVIALEIGP is encoded by the exons ATGATCAAGAACCATAGTAAATACCGCGGCAGTGACAAG TTTCagcgcagaatctacaaagacatccCTGCCCAGGTGCGCGGGAAGGTGTGGGCCGTGATGCTGGAGGTGGACAAGAGGAAGGTCCAGAACCCGGGCAAATACGCG gagatgaaagagctggccaggctgggcgccACTCACTTCCATCACATCAACTCCGCCATCGCATGGACTTTCAGAAACCACCTCATGTTCCGGGAACGTTACGGAATGAa ccaaCAGGCCTTATTCCACATACTGATGGCCTATTCCGTCTACAATCCC GAGGTGGGCTACAGCCAGGGTCTGAGCCATGTGGTGGCGCTGTTTCTCATGTATATGCCCGAGGAGGACGCTTTCTGGGCCCTGGTACAGCTCATGGAAAGCAGGAAGCACGCGATGCACG GTTTCTACAAACCAAACACCCCCAAACTGGAGCGATTCCAGCAACACCTGGGGCTCATTGTGCATCgcgtgctcccctccctggagaaacacctg gagaaggagggtgtgtgCCTGGAGGACTCCACTGCCCACTGGTacatccagtgcttcctggatggg gtgccgttccccctggctctgagaatatgggatatatacatcCTGGAGGGTGAGCACGTGCTCCCAGCCATGGCATACACGGCCCTCAAGATCCATAACa gcccccacagaccacaaGGAGAAGTGGCCAGGGTCATCGCACTGGAAATTGGCCCCTGA